A window of Amaranthus tricolor cultivar Red isolate AtriRed21 chromosome 8, ASM2621246v1, whole genome shotgun sequence genomic DNA:
ttactttttcaaCTACcatataaaaagaataaaataaacaaaatacataaaaaaaatgacttttattaatatttgtgTCACCATTCAAAACTACAAGTAATTAATTTAGACTAAGGAAGTATATGAGTAGACAAATTTTTGAAaggcattaatttaaattgatagaTAAGCAtagttttatattctttttgtgtgtgttttttttctaaaagcTAGGTTAAATTGTGCCTGATTTAAACACTTAATAATGCAATACTTTACTTTATGTAATAttacaattaatatttagtagtgcatctatataataaatttttgtaaaacataataatttttatttaaaaaataggaaaatttaatatgaaaatCTCATCTTTAAAATGATGAGCTTTTTCTTATTACAAGTGCCATGAAGGAGtggttattattatatttataacacAACCAAATAAAGTGGCATGTAAAATTTGAGCAGTTCAaaacatcaaatatataaaGAGATGCATGAATAGTTGACCATTTGTATGTATTTCTTTACGTATATGCAAGTATTTGGTTGTTCTTGTCACACGTTTTGTTCAAAActttgaattaaaaacaataaataaattcaacCATTCACAACCTACATACTATATATACGCCATTAATCTTAACCCAATTTCTCATCTAATCTTTCACTTATTGTAATAAgcaataataatcaaaaaaattaaaatttatttatttatttttcatcccATCAATAATAGCTTGATTTTGACACGAAGGAAAATTAACATGAAGTATTCTACCAATTTGAGCTTCTTCATTTTTGTTGTTATATTGTCAACAACATCGATCATGGCATCCAATCTTAAAGTTGGTTTTTATCGTAAGAGTTGTCCATCTGCGGAAGCAATAGTGAGGAATGTGGTAAATAAGGCTATTTCTCAAAATCCTGGATTAGGAGCTGGCCTTATTAGGATGCACTTTCATGATTGTTTCGTTAGGGTATGAACTTTCAATGTCGAAGTAATTAGCTtagttagtatatattttacaaaaatttgcatatttttttatattggaTACAAATTTAAACCGTACCTATTCAGCTCGTCttctttattttaaaagtaaaaaaacattttttcactttaattttccattttaaaatacaactaattttatataagactgtctcaccatgagacataTTCAGATAAGCAGcccaattaatatatttattttaaaaatattaattaagtaaatagaaagcttttatttcaattttttttaaaactaatattGGATAAGCCAATATCAACCGTTCATGATGAGATGGTATTAATAAAGaatttaccatttaaatttaCTAGGTTCAAGTTTAATTCttggtatatatattaacaGCCGGTCTTCTAAGAGACTGTCACTCTGACAGACGTCTCTCAGACCTAATCCATTAAagtttaatgtatacttttactctatattttcctttatGGGCCGATCTATTAGAGATGATCGCTCAAACAGACTGTTTCTCACAGGAATTTGTGATATATTAactaacaatataaaaatatatcaatCAATTTTCAGGGATGTGATGGATCGATACTACTAGACCCAACACCAGGGAACCAAGTAGAGAAACAACATCCtgcaaacaacccaagtttacGAGGTTTCGAAGTCATCAACGAGGCCAAAGCCGAGCTAGAAGCTCGATGCCCTGAAACAGTCTCATGCGCAGATATCATAGCCTTTACAGCTCGAGACAGCGCCTCAAGACTAGGAGGGATCAATTATGCAGTCAAATCAGGACGTAGGGACGGAACAATCTCCAGCATAAATGACCCAACAGGAAACCTTCCAAAACCAGACTTCAACTTAAATCAACTTAATCAAAATTTTGCAAATAAAGGGCTTTCTTTACAAGAATTAGTCACCCTTTCTGGAGCCCACACAATTGGAATTTCCCATTGTTCTGCCTTTACAAATAGACTTTATTCTTTCAATGCAACCCACCCACAAGACCCGACTTTAGACCCTAATCTTGCCCTTATTTTGAAGGGAAAGTGCCATAATGTTCCAGCTGGCAATCCTAATGGTAATGATCCAACAGTTTCTTTAGATTTCGTTACACCGAATAGATTGGATGATATGTATTATAAAAACTTGCAAAATCATAGAGGGTTATTGACGTCGGATGAAGCTCTCATGACTAACCCATCAACGGTTCATATTGTGAGGAAATTGGGGTCACGTGGAGGAGTTTGGGCTAAGAAGTTTGCTAAAGCTATGGTTCATATGGGTTCCATTGAGGTGCTCACTGGTAATGAGGGAGAGATCAGAAAAAATTGCAGGCTTGTTAATTCATAGATATTGATAGTCTAAGTTTTAGTAGCATAAGAATTTGTTTATTCATGCACTTTATATGTTGATTCATTATTTGCTGATtcattttatattctttattttcaattgtaataaaaatattattatattggtATAATTTGATCGAgtgaacatatatatacattatattgtGTGGATATGTTTAATTATATATTCCTTTGAACTCATTACTAATATCGTCtcatttctatatatattaggTCAGCTCACAACTAATGTTCTATTTCCCATTTAGTAatagttttttttcatttcttgtTAGTAAGCTCAATACGAAGCCATTAATGTAGCTTACAGCAAATAAAGAATACAAGAActtagagagagaaaaaaggTTTTGGaatcttgttattattatcacacTACAGCTGTATGACCTACACACCTATTATATAGGCGAGAGTAGTACACTGATAACAGAAAATAGAAAGCTGTTACAACGACTAAAGGACAAATATGGTATTGCTACTATTTTACAAAGAACCGAAAACCATATGAAGAAGCTAGTATATTAACATCCCCCCTCAAGCTTGGGGAGTATTACACATGCCAAGCTTAGACAAAAGAGTCTGAAACTGGGAAGAGGGAAGGATCTTAGTAAACACATCAGCCAACTGACTGGAAGTAGGCAAGTAGGTAAGCTGTAGTAAACCATCCATTACTTTTTCCCGGGTGAAGTGGCAGTTGATTTCAATATGTTTGGTGCGATCGTGAAGAACCAGATTGTGAGCAATGTTGAGGGCAGACATATTGTTACAATGATGAGTGACTAGCTTGAGATTACAAACACCACGTTCCTCCAAGAGATGAACAGTCCAAGTGATTGGAGGCAGCTGAAGCCATAGCACGATATTCAGTTTTGGAGGAGGACTTTGAAACAGTTGTTTGCTTCTTAGATTTCCAACTAATGGGAGATTTTCCAAGTAGAAGTAGATACCCAGTAATGGAATGTCGAGTGTCAACATAAGAACCCCAATCGGAGTCTAAAAAAGCCTGTAAAGAGAGGTGATCTGTAGCGCGAAGAAGGATTCCTTCACCAGCGGTGGAGTGAACGTAGTTGAGAGTGTGTTGGAGGGCTTGAAAGTGGGCATCAGTTGGAGCTTGCATATATTGGCTCAATGACTGAACGGTGTAGGCAAGGTTTGGGCGAGTATGGGTGAGGAAATATAGTTTGCCAATGAGGCTATAGTAAAGTTGGGGATCGGAGAAGGGAGGCGAGTTTACTTTTTGTATCTTGAGATTAAGGGGCAGTGGAGTGACAACATGTTTAAAGGAGGAAAGACCACTTATGTTGAGTCATAGTAATACCATTAGGCAAGTAATTGATTTCAATGCccagaaaaaattttaagaaaccCAAATCCTTGATAGTGAAGACATTATGTACGTGGCGCTTGAGATCATCAATAACAGTGGGATTGTCACCcgttaaaataatatcattaacGTAAATAGCCGCAAGGGTTATAGAAGAGTCAGTACGTTGTATGAAAAGTGAGGAATCATAATGAGACTGAGAGAACCCTTGTTTGTGTAATTCAAGATTGAGCTTAGCGAACCACTAGCGAGATGCCTGTTTGAGACCATAAAGTGATTTTCTTAACCGATAAACAGTATTGGGAGAATGAGAAAGTCTTGGTGGTGAAACCATATAAACCTCCTTATGTAAGTCACCATGAAGGAATGCGTTATTGATATCCAGTTGAAAAGTGGCCATTTCTTAGATGAAGCAAGAGCACGGAGACAACGGATGGTTGTCATCTTAACAATAGGAGAGAAAGTCTCCTGATAATCAATGTCGTATTCCTAGGTATATCCCTTAGCAACCAAACGTGCTTTGTACCTTTCAAGAGTACCATCAGATTTTAATTTGACTTTAAATACCCATTTACAACCTATGGTTTTCTTGCCATGGGGTAGAGGAACAAGGTCCCAAGTATGATTGCTCTCAAGAGCTTGTAATTCAGTTTGGATAGTTTGAACCTATAAAGGATCTTTGATTGCTGCATTGTACGACTTAGGCTCTTTGTAGGAAGAATAAGAAGTAAGAAAGGTGGTGTGGGATAAGGGAAGTtgatcatgggaaagaaggaTGCACCAATGATGAGTAGTGGTGTTACAAACAAAATCTTGAAGATGGGAAGGAGGTTTGTGGTGTCTCAAATACTTTCGGGTAGGAGCATGTGTCTGGatgtaggaaaataagaagatAAGTCCACTAATAAAGAGGGGTCATGATTGTGGAGAAGAGGTAGATCATGAGATATAGGAAGAGATAAAGATGATGGGGACGAATGAGAGGGAGTAGGTGAAGAAGTAAACTGAGAGGATAAGATTTCAGGAGGAGAAAAGCTATATTGAGAAGGTAAGTGGCTTTCTTGGGAAGTGGTACTATCTTGAGAGGGAGAATGAGACAAGCCGATGGGTATTAAGAGATAAAGGATGTGGGGAGTAGGAGGAAATGTCAGGTAAAAGAGTGGCAGAAGGGAgataaattttggaaaaaagaGTGTGGAGAAGGATTtttataaaaaggaaaatgagaTTCATGGAATATAATATCCCTGGAGACAGTGATTTTATGAGTAGAAAGGTTATATACTCTGTAAGCCTTTTGAGCAAATGGATACCCCAAAAATACACAAGGGTCGGCACGAGGTTGAAACTTTTTGTGACCTTGTTTTAAAGTAGAGATGTAACATAGACAACTAAAAGTCCGAAGGTGAGAAAGAGAGGGGAGTGACCATACAATTTCTCATAGGGGGAAATAAAATCAAGAGATGAAAGAGGCattcaattgatcaaataacaaGCACAAAGAACACAATCACCCCAAAAACAGAGAGGAACATTAGATTGGAAATAAAGAGCACGAGCCATTTCTAGGAGGTGTTTATGCTTGCATTCCACAACACCATTTTGCTGTGGTGTATCGGAACAACTACGTTGATGAACTATGCCTTTGGACTTATATAAATTTAAGATAGAGCCATCACAAAGTTCCTTAGCATTATCTGAACGAATGGTTTTGACAGTGCGACCAAATTGTGTGGCAACATACTCAAGAAAGTGTGTAAGATGATCAACAGAATCAGATTTGTGTTTCATTAAAAATATCCATGTACAACGAgtaaaatcatcaacaattgtGAGAAAAAAAGAACATGAATCGTATGTAGGTTGTGCATAAGGTCCTTGTACATCAACGTGTAGTAATTGAAATGGAACAACTGATTTGATGGAACTAGAAGAAAAAGGAAGTCTATGTTGTTTAGCCATTGAGCAAACAGTACAAAtaaagtcattttttaatttctttacatCAATATGCGGACAAAGTAACTGTAAAGTATGAAAAGAGGCATGGCCTAGGCGCAAGTGCCAAGCATTGATGATGCTAGCTTTTTATTGCATGAGATGCTGGTGGGACTACATTAGTATTGTGCTGAGAAGTATAGTAAAGACCATGGAAAAGATTACCAAGCACCAGTGGCTTTTTCATCAAAGGGTCCTGAATAAGACATTGATAGTGAGTAAAAAGCAAATCAGCATGATTATCAGTAAAAATACGTTGTACAGAAACAAGATTAAAACGAAATTGTGGGACATAAAG
This region includes:
- the LOC130820874 gene encoding peroxidase 5-like; translation: MKYSTNLSFFIFVVILSTTSIMASNLKVGFYRKSCPSAEAIVRNVVNKAISQNPGLGAGLIRMHFHDCFVRGCDGSILLDPTPGNQVEKQHPANNPSLRGFEVINEAKAELEARCPETVSCADIIAFTARDSASRLGGINYAVKSGRRDGTISSINDPTGNLPKPDFNLNQLNQNFANKGLSLQELVTLSGAHTIGISHCSAFTNRLYSFNATHPQDPTLDPNLALILKGKCHNVPAGNPNGNDPTVSLDFVTPNRLDDMYYKNLQNHRGLLTSDEALMTNPSTVHIVRKLGSRGGVWAKKFAKAMVHMGSIEVLTGNEGEIRKNCRLVNS